A window of Paenibacillus phoenicis genomic DNA:
CAGGCTTTCTCCTTGTTCCGCACATATACCTGCGAAGCCGGATCTTCCCCGACGAGCACGACCGCCAGTCCCGGCGTAAAGCCTTGCTTCGCCAGCTGTTCTACCTCTGCGCGCAAATCCTTGCGGATATCCTCCGAAATTTGTTTACCGTTAATGATTGGTGCTGTCATGCTCGTCCGCTCCTCTTCCTTAAATTAAAATTGAAAATGGAATTATCGTTTGTTCTTCAATTGATCGATGTCTTGAATCATCTTCCCAAGTACGCCGTTGACGAATTTGCCGGATTCCGGGGATCCAAAATGCTTGGCCAGCTCGATCGCTTCATTTACAGCGACTTTCCCCGGCACGTCATCGCGGAAGATCATTTCATAAGTTGCCAGACGCAACACCTGCCGGTCCACCTTGGACAAGCGGCTGATTTGCCATCCCTTCAAATAATCCTCCAGCAAGCTATCGATCGCATCCTTCCGGCTCCAGGTGCCGTTGACCAGCTCCAGCGCGAAAGCCCGTGTCGCATCTACATCCGACAGCTCGACCTCACCTTCGTTCTCTTCCATCGCTTCCGTCAGCAGCATCGTTACCGCTTCGTTCGCGTCCACCTCGTTCATTTCCATCTGGTACATGCTCTGCACCGCAATCTCTCTCGCCAAACGCCGTTTCATCTGCTTCCTCCTAACCAATTTCTACGCTTTACTCTTCCATCATGGCTTACCTTTAAGTTGCTATGCTTCAAATCCTATCTTTCAGTTCTTACCCCTAAGCATAGACCAAAACCGGCTCAAACATCACCGGACATTTAACAATTCACGACTCTCTTTAACACAAAAAAAGACCCGTAATAGGCTTACTCCACAAAAGGGGCAAGAACACGTTCCTAGCTCTTTTCCGGAGTAAGGATATCACAGGAAGCGGTAATGAGGAATTCAAAATTCAAAATCCCATTTAAAATCTCATTTAAAGGGACGCCAACGCGTGGACAGCCATTCCCAAATCGTGCCCCAAGGTAAGAGCGGGCCTCCCTCCAAGTCCTTCTGCTTACCAATCGTATACCCGATAAATAGCAGCAAGGCGCAGAACAACATATTCCAGAATCCGAAAAACAGATAGATCGGGCATAAAAACACGGCCGCCGCTATCCCGAGCAGGCGTCCTTTGTGACTCTCCCACAATTGTTTCCAGAACACCCCGCTGCTCACCCCTATTCAACCCGGCCTTTGAGAACCGGGGAATGGACCAGATTGGCAATGTACACCGATACGTAGGAAACAGGAATCCCGGTAATTTCCTCGACGCGGTCATGGACTTGTTTCTGAACTTCTTCCGTCAACGCAGGGATCGACGTCTCCCCGTCCACAAGCGCACGCACAACGATTTCAAGTCCGGATTCCGTAATCCGAATCCGCGTCTTCACTTCCTTGATGCCACGCACGCGGGAAGCGGCTTTGTAAGCCAAGTTCTCGATGGTGTCCACCGAGATCTGGATATCGCCGTATTCATTGCGTTGGTCAATCGAGGTCGCCGAGCTGCGGTCTCTGCTGACGGATATGTAAAACACACGAATGCTGATCAAGAGCAGCAGGATTGCCGCTACCCAAGTGCCGATATAGATCGGTTGCTGCTCCAGGACCTTCAATTCCAGAGGAACGGCGTCCGTGAGCACGAGAATAACGAATACGGATAGGATGGCAATGCTTAAGCTGTAAATAAACATCAAAATTCGATCTAAAATTTTGGCCACGACAGGTATTGCCTCCTTAATAAGAGGGTTGCTTCAGCTTGTCCCAGCTGAAAATTACAGTAAACCCCTGACCAAGGAAGCGGTCAAGGGGTTCATGACAAATCGTTATTTCACGCGATGGGTCGCTTCCACTTCTTCCACACGTTCGGCTGCTTTGAAAATGACGTCGTGAATATGTACGTTCACTTCAACGACATTCAGTCCCGTCATGTTTTCGATGGAGCGTTTCACATTACGCTGGATTTCCGAGGCGACTTCCGGGAGACGGTTGCCGTATTCGACGATAACGGATACGTCCACCGCAGCTTCACGTTGACCGACTTCCACCTTCACACCCTTGGAAAGGTTCTTTCTTCCCAATAGTTCGGCGATCCCGCCGGCAAATCCACCGCTCATTCCGGCAACCCCCTTCACCTCGACGGTAGCCAGTCCAGCAATCACTTCGATGACTTCGGGGGCAATTTGAATTTCACCAATATCCGTACGTTCGAATTCCGTTGGCAATGTGCTCATTCTATTCATCCACCTCTCAATAAGTATGACGCTGCTCTAACGATAGATACCGCGCACTTATTATACATACTATATCATTTTGGGTTCATTATGACAAACGCGAGGCGGCTTTCTATATCTCGTTTTCTTCCAAAAATTTGATATCAAAGTCACCTTTAATAAAGGTCGGATGCTCCAGCAGCTTCTGATGGAAAGGAATCGTGGTATGAATTCCTTCGATGACGAATTCGGACAATGCCCGTTTCATCTTCGCGATCGCTTCCTCCCGTGTCGGTCCCCAAACGATCAGTTTCGCGATCATCGAATCGTAATGGGGCGAGATCATGTACCCTGGATAAGCTCCGCTGTCGACGCGAACACCCGGTCCGCCCGGAGGCAGATAGAAACCGATTTTCCCCGGAGACGGCATAAAGTTGCGGGTAGGATCCTCCGCATTAATCCGGCATTCGATCGACCAACCGTTCAGCTTAATGTCCTCTTGGGTGAAGGATAGCGGATTACCTTCGGCCACAGAGATCATCTCTTGAATCAAATCAACGCCGGTGACCATCTCGGTAACCGGATGCTCAACCTGAATCCGCGTGTTCATTTCCATGAAATAAAACTGTCCGTCCGGACCCAGTAGGAACTCCAGCGTTCCCGCACCGGAGTAGTTCACCGCCAGCGCGGCCCGAACCGCCGCTTCTCCCATCTCTTGCCGCTTCTCTGGCGAGAGCACCGGGCATGGCGCTTCCTCGAGCAGCTTCTGCCGACGGCGCTGAACTGAGCAATCGCGTTCACCCAAGTATACAGCGTTACCGTGTTTGTCGGCGATGATTTGGATCTCCACATGCTTCATGCCGGTCAAGTATTTTTCGAGATAGACACCGGCGTTCCCAAACGCTTTTTGCGCTTCTTGCTGCGCCGTTGTAATTTGCTTAATCAGCGATTCCTCGTCCTCGGCAATCCGAATCCCTTTGCCTCCGCCGCCGGCGGTCGCTTTGATGATGACCGGATAACCGATGTCCCGAGCAACCATCACGGCTTCTTCGAGGTCCTCAATCAATCCGTCCGAGCCCGGAATGACGGGCACGTTGGCCTCTTTCATCGTTTGCTTCGCCATCGCCTTGTCCCCCATGCGGGTAATCGCTTCCGGGGAAGGGCCGATAAACGTAATATTGCAGGAGCCGCAGATTTCCGCGAAGTCGGCATTTTCGGCCAGGAACCCATACCCTGGATGAATCGCGTCGCACTCCGTCAACGTCGCTACACTCATCAAATTGGTCAGATTCAAATAGCTGTCCTTGGACGGCGTAGGTCCGATGCAATAAGCTTCGTCGGCCAAACGGACGTGCAGCGAATCCTTGTCCGCTTCGGAATAGACCGCTACGGTAGAAATCCCGAGTTCACGGCAAGCACGAATGATCCGCACAGCAATCTCGCCGCGGTTAGCAATCAATATTTTATGAAATTTCATGAGATACTCGTATCCTCCTTTGGAAAGCTAGGGTAACGGCCCTTGAAGCTGCAACATGCGTGATGCGTTAAGGGCGTATTCCTTGGTTTACTCCGGCTTCACCAAAAAGAGAGGCTGACCGTATTCGACCATCTGCCCGTTCTCCACCAGGATGTCGATGATTTCGCCTTTCACTTCCGCCTCCAGCTCGTTCATCAGCTTCATCGCTTCAATGATGCAGACCGTCGTCTTCTCGCCGACTTTGTCGCCGATATTTACGTAAGGCTGAGCTTCCGGCGACGAGGCACGATAAAACGTCCCGACCATCGGCGAAACAATGGTATGTAAGTTCGCAGCAGGTGCAGCCGATGGGGCCGAGTCTGTCGCTTGAGGAGCCGATACCGTTTCTTGCGGAGCCGGAGCCGATGCGGCAGCTTGGACATTTTGCGGTACAGCGGCAACAACCTGCGGCTGCACGTGAACAACTTCACTCGCGCCGTTCTTGCGAATGGACAAGCGAGCGCCTTCATTTTCGATTTCTAGTTCATGCACGGACGTTTGGTCCAGCAGCTCGATCAATTCTTTAATTTCACTCAGCTTAAACATATCTTCACTCTCTCCTTCAGCTTTGTAGGAAAAGCCTTGGCCTTCAACCATAAGCCTTCTCGGCTCATAACTTTATGTATTATATCATAATCGATCAAAATGGAAAGAGTCCAAGTTGCCTCGGACCCTTCCCTCCTCGGTTGCTATTCGACTGTGCTATAACCTTATTGTTTTACGTATTGCACGCTGACTTTATCCTGGGATACGCCCAGTTCCTTGATCACGAGGTCCATGATGCTGACGGCTTCTTTCGCTTCCATCTTCTCGCTGATCACCACGACTTTATATTTGTCGTCCGCTTCTTGTACGACGGCATTGGCATATTGCTGTTTCAATCTTTCTTCGATGTCATAGATTTTCGCTTCTTTCTCTTCCAAAGCGCTTAATTCTTGTTGAGCCATTGCAGCTTCTTCAAGGGATTCGTTTTCGTTGATCGTTTTCATCAGCTCTTCTTGCTTCTTCACGTTATCCTGTGCACGAGCGAATTGGTAAGCGTTCAGCGTGTCCGAAGAAGAGACGCCTTGAGCTTCCAGCTGACTCAGCAC
This region includes:
- the accC gene encoding acetyl-CoA carboxylase biotin carboxylase subunit, giving the protein MKFHKILIANRGEIAVRIIRACRELGISTVAVYSEADKDSLHVRLADEAYCIGPTPSKDSYLNLTNLMSVATLTECDAIHPGYGFLAENADFAEICGSCNITFIGPSPEAITRMGDKAMAKQTMKEANVPVIPGSDGLIEDLEEAVMVARDIGYPVIIKATAGGGGKGIRIAEDEESLIKQITTAQQEAQKAFGNAGVYLEKYLTGMKHVEIQIIADKHGNAVYLGERDCSVQRRRQKLLEEAPCPVLSPEKRQEMGEAAVRAALAVNYSGAGTLEFLLGPDGQFYFMEMNTRIQVEHPVTEMVTGVDLIQEMISVAEGNPLSFTQEDIKLNGWSIECRINAEDPTRNFMPSPGKIGFYLPPGGPGVRVDSGAYPGYMISPHYDSMIAKLIVWGPTREEAIAKMKRALSEFVIEGIHTTIPFHQKLLEHPTFIKGDFDIKFLEENEI
- a CDS encoding Asp23/Gls24 family envelope stress response protein, which encodes MSTLPTEFERTDIGEIQIAPEVIEVIAGLATVEVKGVAGMSGGFAGGIAELLGRKNLSKGVKVEVGQREAAVDVSVIVEYGNRLPEVASEIQRNVKRSIENMTGLNVVEVNVHIHDVIFKAAERVEEVEATHRVK
- the accB gene encoding acetyl-CoA carboxylase biotin carboxyl carrier protein yields the protein MFKLSEIKELIELLDQTSVHELEIENEGARLSIRKNGASEVVHVQPQVVAAVPQNVQAAASAPAPQETVSAPQATDSAPSAAPAANLHTIVSPMVGTFYRASSPEAQPYVNIGDKVGEKTTVCIIEAMKLMNELEAEVKGEIIDILVENGQMVEYGQPLFLVKPE
- the amaP gene encoding alkaline shock response membrane anchor protein AmaP gives rise to the protein MAKILDRILMFIYSLSIAILSVFVILVLTDAVPLELKVLEQQPIYIGTWVAAILLLLISIRVFYISVSRDRSSATSIDQRNEYGDIQISVDTIENLAYKAASRVRGIKEVKTRIRITESGLEIVVRALVDGETSIPALTEEVQKQVHDRVEEITGIPVSYVSVYIANLVHSPVLKGRVE
- a CDS encoding DUF2273 domain-containing protein; the protein is MFWKQLWESHKGRLLGIAAAVFLCPIYLFFGFWNMLFCALLLFIGYTIGKQKDLEGGPLLPWGTIWEWLSTRWRPFK
- the nusB gene encoding transcription antitermination factor NusB, whose translation is MKRRLAREIAVQSMYQMEMNEVDANEAVTMLLTEAMEENEGEVELSDVDATRAFALELVNGTWSRKDAIDSLLEDYLKGWQISRLSKVDRQVLRLATYEMIFRDDVPGKVAVNEAIELAKHFGSPESGKFVNGVLGKMIQDIDQLKNKR